The nucleotide window CGCGCAGATAATCAATAGATGTATCGTGTTCGAGCGTGAGCGAATCAGCAGAGGCATCCAATTTGAAATTGGTCATGCCAAAGGCGGCCACAATGGTGAGAATCACAAGACCGGTAAACACATGGTAGGGACGGTTGATAACCAGCGCGCGATAAAGACGGTTAAGTGACAAATAAAAGCGTGAAAGTATCTGCATGGAAAAATCCGGTTGGTAGGGGTTCCCTGAACGACAAAAACCGGGCGGTAATTGCCTGTGAGACATCGCCCGGACGTGGTCGCCATTATGCCAGCCACACCCGGGCAAAACAGTAAAAAGGCCATTAATCCGGCCAAGGGAAACGATTTGTTACAAAAGTCAGTGGGAAGTCAGTCAGATTTTTTATGGCCATCGCTATGACCAAGGGATCGATCAGGGCAAAGCACATCGCGCACACGCTGCTTGAGCTCCTTGGCTTCCGGAAAGCCGCCATCGCGAACCCTGTCCCACACCAGCTCATTATTGAGCCATACATGGAAAATCCCGCCTGTGCCCGGGTGCAACGCAACCTCATCCAGCTCGCCGTCAAAGGTGCTGAGCAGCTCTTGCGCGAGCCAAGCCGAGCGCAGCATCCAGCGGCACATATTGCAGTAGTGAATCACCACTCTGTTTTTTGCCTCGGGAGCTGCCAATAAAGAGTCAGCAACAGGAATATCAGCCATACAATTGCCCTTTGGGGTATGAGTTAATAGAATTCGATGGTAATGTCATTCAACTTACAGGATCGACGCCAAAATCGGCTTTATCAGGGTAGATACACACATAAAAGATTATTTAGACGACAAAAATACGGATCGGCCATGCTTAAACTTCATTTTAAGGACAATCGACGCCCACCCTTGTGGGTTGTTGAAAAACTGTTCTCGATTGGCAGCTCCGCAGACAATCATCTGGTTATCGACGATAAAGACATAGACCCCGTACACGCCAAGGTCATCCAGGAAAACACCCGTTACTTACTCAAGGACAACAACAGCACCAGCGGCTGCTTTGTGAACGGCCAGCGCATCACCCAGAAAGAAATCCTGCCCGGCGATATTATCAAAATCGGCAGCGCCGAAATCATTGTACTCGACCCCCGCAGCCTACCCGATAAAACCAAAGAACCTGCCGCTGCCCCCTGGCGGCTTGTCTCCGATAGCAGCTGGCTGGCGGGCAAACACTTCATGCTGATGCCCGAGCGCGCAACGGTGATCGGGCGCGGCAACCAGTGCGATATCGTTATTCCAGGCACACATTTGTCGCGCCGCCATGTGGAAATCAGTGTTGAGGGTAACCATCTGCGCATTAAAGACCTTGGTTCAGCTAACGGCACCTACCTGAATGAATTGCGGGTCGATAACGCCACCGCCAATAACGGCGATCGTTTGCGACTGGATGTTTATAGTTTCCGCATTGTTGCGCCCGATCTGGAAGAAAATAAAACCCGCATCCGCAAACCGATTGATGAACTGAGCAAACCCATCGAGCGCAAGCTGCCCAGCAGCGAACCCAAGCGCTGGAAAACACGCCCGACATCACCGGGCAACCGCATTGAGCCCGATACCCAACGAAGCCGCCGCACCACCTGGTTAATCCTTGCTGCAGCGACCCTCGCAGTGGCTGCTATCGCTGCCTTTTTGTTGTGGTAGAATCCGCCGCCGATCAGCTCAAAGAATTCAATAACCTTCTGCAATCCTTACACATCAGGTATCTACCATGAGTTTTGAACTTGTCCCCGCTGGCAAAAGCCTGCCCGATGACTTCTACGTTGTTATCGAAATCCCTATGAATTCCGGCATCAAATACGAGATCGACAAAGACAGTAATTCACTGTTTGTTGACCGTTTGGTTAGCACTGCCATGTACTATCCATGCAACTATGGTTACATCCCGCAAACCCTGTGTGGCGATGGCGATGCCGCTGACGTGTTGGTGGTATTCCCTCAGCCAGTACAAGCAGGTTCCGTGATTCGCTGCCGTCCACTGGGCGTGCTGAAGATGACCGACGAAGCTGGCGAAGATGCAAAAATCGTTGCTGTTCCGCACGACAAGCTGACCACCATTTACAGCAATGTCAAAACTCTGCAAGACCTGCCGGAAATTACCCTGAAGCAGATCGAGCACTTTTTTGAACACTACAAAGACCTGGAAAAAGGCAAGTGGGTTAAAGTGGCAGGCTGGGGCGATCTGGAAGAAGCGCGCGCTGAAATCCTTAAAGCCGCTGAAACATTCAAAAGCAGCAAGTAATTCCATTCTAAAAAAATGCACCAACCAAAGATGCACCCGCACAGGAAGCATCTACGCTTGATCAGGTGAGAGAGATCAAATCAGGGGGGCAAATCCCCCTGATTTAACAAGCCGTTAAAAAACCAAATCGCGCATGGACAGCGCAACAATAAAACCAGCCATCATTCTTAAATTGCTGAGTAAAACAAACTCGAGGTTTTGAGACCATGCACGACTCCACCGCCGGAGCCACCACAGGTGTTGCTCCTAAATTATCTCTGCGAGAAAAAATCGGTTATTCATTAGGTGATGCCGCCGCCAACTTCGTCTGGCGCAGCGGGTTTTTCATCCCCGTGTTTTACACCGATACTTTTGGAATCGCCGCCGCCCACGCCACGATTTTGATTTTGATTGTGCGCCTCTCTGACGGTCTTACCGACATCATGATGGGCTCCATTGCCGACCGCACCAAAACCAAACAAGGCAAATTCCGCCCCTGGATTTTATGGTCAACGCCGTTCCTCGCACTGTTCCTTGCATTGATCTTTACCACGCCCGATTTCAGTTACACCGGCAAATTGATTTACGCCTTCGTGATTTATTTCTGCCTGACGCTCGCCTACACCGCCAACAACGTACCCTATGGCGCACTCATGGGCGTGATGACCGATAGCGTGAAAGAGCGAGCAAGCTTATCGAGCTTCCGCTTTATTGGCGCATTTACCGGTGGATTACTGGTGATGACCAGCCTGCCAGAATTGGTAGAAATTCTTGGCAAAGGCAATGAGGCTGTTGGCTATCAACGCACCATGCTGATTTTTGCTGTATTGCTCATTGTGTTCCTGTTGATTACCTACAAGACCACCAAAGAGCGCATTGAGCCGCCCACACAGCTGCACGGCACGTTCTGGGAAGAGATGAAAGATCTGTTCGCCAATTTGCCAGTGATTTTGGTTCCGGTTTTCGGCATCAGCTTGTTTATTATCACGCTGGCAATGCAGGATTGGCCGGCGACTTACAAGTACATCGCCCTCGGTTTCATGCTGGCTTCATTCGCATATACCGTGTATTTGCGCAAACGTATTATCAGCCGCCCGCAAGAATCCTTGAGCCCGACCCAAAAAGATCTGGCCGATTTGCTCACCAACAAACCTTGGCTGATTCTGCTCGGCGTCGGCATTATGTTTGGCCTTTTCACCGTAGTTCGTCCAAGCGCCGCAAGCTATTACTTCAAGTATTACCTTGAGCGCCCGGATCTTATCAGCCTCTACTTCCTGCTCACCTTGCTCGCATCCCTGGCCGCAGCAGTAGCGACAGGCTGGCTCTCCAATCGCTTTAATAAACGCACACTCATGATCGCCGCCTTTGTGCTTGGCGCAATATTTAACGGAGCGATTTATTTTGTACCGCAAGAGAATGTGACGCTGATGCTGGTGCTGGCGACTATCGGCGAGTTTTTTGCCGGCATGATGCCCGTACTTTTCTTCAGTATGCTGGGCGACACCGTGGATTACTCCGAATGGAAAAATCACCGCCGTGCAACCGGCCTGATTTATTCCGCAGGTACTTTTATCAATAAAACCGGTCACGGTTTTGCCGGTGCAATGGTGCTGATTGTGTTGGCGCTCTATGGTTACGATGCCAGTGTTGAAAGTGCTGTTACCGCCTCCGTACCTGCCATGGTGTTATTGATGACCGGCATTCCGGTAATCATCGGTATTCTCGGCACTATCTTCACCCTGTGGTACCCGCTCGATGACAAAACCATGAAATCCATTGAGCAGGATCTGATTAATCGCCGCCTGCAAAACCCGGCGCAATAATCTCCACACATTCTTTTAATAAAAAAATCCCCGCAGCTCACAATGAACGGCGGGGATTTTTTTATGCATCAATTTAGCTTAACCCAATACTAACCCATCGCATGCTGATCAAAATTACCCGAGTAACGCTCGATCCACTCCAGTGCGGCCTCTTCACTGGTTAACTTACGCCCCTTTAATGCCAGGCGCTGGCGATAATCTTCTATCTGGCACACTTGCTCCACCATACGTGTACGAAAGTATTCATCGTCGCTGGTAAAGCGCACTCCCACTTCATACTGGGTTGAAGATTGTTCGCGTCGCCACACAATGACACCAGAGCCATGATAGTCAGGCTTGGTGACGGGAATATCGAATTCCACCAGAGTCCCCACTTTGACCGGTTTATCGGTGACAAAGCATAAACCGCCCGCACTCAGGTTGCGCACCCGCACACGCGATGCTTCATCACCACCTGCACAAACTTGAATAGGGATAGACGTGGGATGACGGATATAAGTACGCATAGCCAATCGCTCGCAAAATGTGGGCACACCTAAAAGTGTAATCCAGCACACCCGGCAAAACAGATGCAATTGCTATGAAAGAGTCGCTTACTTAGAACCGTTATTCAGCGCGATACACCAAGCGATGCCACAACCACTCAAGCGGGCCATACCGGAAGCGTGCGAGCCACCAGCAGGCGAACATACACTGGAACGACCAGATAAGCAGAGTGACTAGCACCACTTGTGAAAGCGATAATTGGCCATACCACCCCAGCCCATAGCCATAAAATAGCAGCGTACAAATCAGCGATTGCATGATGTAGACGCTCAGCGACATACGTCCCACAGCCGCAAGGACTCGCGCGAAAAATGATCCACCTGCCGCGCGACACCACAGCATCACCATCAGCACATACGCAATGCCCAGCAAACTACTACCCCAAAAATGGAGCTCATAACCATAGGTGTAGACATAACCAGCGGCAAACCCATAGTGGATGCTTTTGTACAACCCAATCGCAATCAGCAACAACCCCGGCACGCCGGTTAGTGCGATTAACCGGCGATAGTGATCAGCACTCACTTGCAGGGTTAGCAATCCGCAACGCGCCAACACTATCCCCACCAACATCAGCGCGATGGTTGACCACCCCGTCACAAGCACACCCAGCTGCAGCCCAACTGCCGTTCCAATCCGTTCAAGCGCAATTGCCCCCCAACCCTGTTGATAGTGCTCAACCTCTGCGGCGATTTCATCTGCCGTTTGGTAAGCCATCAGCTCATTCATCACCTCAGGAAAAAAAGCAGTCATCACCACATTGGGCAGCGCACCGATTGCGAACAGACCGGCACTTATTTTGAGCAGCAACACAGTGTCATAGCGACGCATATGCCAGACCACCCAGCCACACACAGCATAGGTAAACAACACATCGCCGTCCCACAGCAAATAGCTATGCAGCAAACCGAACACCAGCAACCACATGAGCCGACGCCCCTGTAATTGATCAACAAGCCGCGCATCCCCCGCGGCGCCATGCTCAGCAAAAAGCCAAAGACTCGCACCAAACACCACGCTGAGCATGGTGATAAATTTAGTGTCGGCAAAGATATGCAGCACATACCAGAGCGCGCGATCCAGGCTACTCGCGTCCACCAGCAAAAATGGATTGGCACGCATCACTTCCGGCAGGGCAAATGAATACATATTGATAAGCAAGATACCGAGCACCGCGATGCCGCGAGCAGTATCAAGAGCAGCGATGCGCTGCGTTGTAAGCGCAGGCTGTACATTGGGGGCTTGGTTACTTTCCATCGTCAATACATTCCTGATGCACACAAAGCGGAGGGCAAAAATATACGCCCAATAAAAAACCCGAAGTTCTTGCGAACTTCGGGTTTTAATATGGTGCCCAGACCCGGAATCGAACCAGGGACACGAGGATTTTCAATCCACTGCTCTACCGACTGAGCTATCTGGGCGTGTCGTGCTTGCTGTGGCGGTAGCCACGCTGCAAGAGGCGCGTATTAAACCCGTTTGGTCTTTTTGAGTCAACACAAAAGTTGAAAAATTCCTGCTTTATCGCCTGTCGAATAACAGGTTTTCGCTCTTGGACAGGGTTCAATTACGCAATTGGTATTTTTCCTATTCAGGGCGATTATTTTTTATCCTTTTTTCAGTTGCGCAAGGGTCGCAGCCACCTCCTGACCTTTTCCTTGCAGAATTTCCTGTGGGGTCAGGCCGCATAACTCGTGCGGAAAAACCAACCAGCGGTCGGTTGCGTGAACATAAAAATCGGGCGTAATACTGGTGGTATTGCGCGTTGGCTTATACCAGGGGCATGCCACTTTTATGATGCTGGGCGCATTGCGGCGGGATTTCCGTTTGATCTCCTCTATCACCGCCATGATCGAACGGCCGGAGTCAAACACGTCATCGACAATCAGCAGCGATTGGTCGGCATCGACATTGTTGACGATGTAATCAAGCCCATGCACACGAATATCTTTGCTTTGTTGATCAATACCGTAATAGGACGAAGTGCGTATTGCGATATGGTCGGTCGGCACACCGGCATACTCCAGGAATTCCTGCACAGCAATGCCCACTGGCGAACCGCCGCGCCATACACCCACAATAAAATGCGGGCGAAAGCCGCTGAGGAAAATTTGCTCCGCAAGCTTGAATGAATCCAACAACAATTCATTTGCGCTAATAAAATATTTATCCATCTCACCTCCCAACATACGCACGCTGCGCGATAGCAAACGGCTTTATGTGAAAAGTGTAGGCGCAAAACAGCATAAGCCACAATAAAAAGCCAACGCGTGCTGACTTTTTATTGTGATGGCGCAGCGACAACCAAACGATTATTGCGGACTCAAACGCAGCACAACAACACCATGGGCAGGAATACGGGTTGTGTATTGGCTGCCCGTAGTACCTTTTTCACCAGTCCAGATATCGCGCCAGTTGAAGCGCTTTTTATCAAAGAAAATTTCATGCTTGCTAATATCGTCTTTCATGTAATGAAAATTCCAATCCAGACTGTAATCGCGCGCGACGTCATCGCGATTTAAAAACAGCACCGCGTAATCACCTTTTTCCAATGGCTTGATAAAAATTTCAATAGCGCCTTCATCAATCCACTTCATGGCTTGGATACCCAACTTATCCTGATTAATCGCCAAGGTATCCTTATGGGTGAGCAATTGTTTGGTGGCGTCGCTCATGTTGCGCAAATCATTTCCTGCAATTAGTGGCGATGCCATCATCGCCCACAGCGAAAAGTGTGCGCGATCTTCATCAGCCGTCATACCATTGCCCACTTCCATCATATCCATATCATTCCAATGCCCGGGACCGGCAAACTTGCGCAAACCTGTTTGCTTATCAAGGATCGGCAACACGCCCCATGAAGACCATGAGCCGTGATTGTGCTCGCAGTTCCAGCAAGGATAAATATCGCCTGTGGTGCGCCATGAATGGCCAACATCTTTTGCCCAGTCCCATGGTTTGTTATCGCCCCACTCACAAATACTGAACAACATTGGCCGGCCCGCTTTGTAAATTGCATCGCGCATGGTTGAGTACGCAGAAACGGGATTAATGTCTTTGGTATCGCACCAATCGTATTTCACATAATCGATGCCCCAACTCGCATAAGTAAGTGCGTCCTGGTATTCATGCCCGCGGCTGCCCGGGCGACCTGCGCAGGTGGTGTTACCTGCATCCGAATAAATACCAAGCTTTAAACCTTTTGCGTGAACATAATCGGCAAGCGCTTTCATACCGGACGGAAAATGTTTTTTATCGGCTTGGATAAAACCATTTTTATCGCGCTCGCCGTGCCAGCAATCATCGATATTAATGTATTCATAACCCGCATCTTTCATGCCGCTGCTGACCATCGCATCCGCCATTTCGCGAATCATTTTTTCATTCACGTTACAACCAAATGTATTCCAACTGTTCCAACCCAACTGCGGTGTTCTAGCTATCTGTTCAAATTTTTGTGCATACACTTGTGCACCCATAAAAAAACTCAGGGCGATAAACCCCAAGCGAAAAATTAAATGTGCTGACATAGGTATTTACCTCTGGAGAATAGATTTTATTAAACTTATGAATCAATCAATGCGTATTACTAATCATATAAATTAAGCGATTGCGAAAAAAAACTGCAATTCACATTGCAGTTTTTTACTGTTGGATTAACGCAATACTATTGCTGAAAGCGCGCGTTAAATTCTTTCATGATAGCGATGGTAGATTTATCGGTATCGAACACGCCATACATTCCCTGCTCTTCTTGTGGCGGATCTCCCATAAAATCATCGCCCTCTTGCCACCAATAATTTTCACGCGTTGTCCTGCCAGCGCCATTCCACGCCCACAGGTTGTAGCCCGCACTGGGCTCGCCTTTTTGTGCGCTTTCAAGCAGCACGCTGAATACTTCGCGAAAATAGCGGTCGCGATATTCTGTTGTGGCATCTATTGCATAGGCACCCATATCGCGATCCAAACCAAACTCTTCCAACACTAACGGTTTGTTCATTTTTTTGGCGATATCAATATGCGTGCGCATATAATTTTGTGCTTTTTCCCATGCTGGCTGCCATGTTTCAGCGGGATTGGTTTTATCAAACCAACCCCAGTTGCGAATCCACATATGATAGGTGAGATAATCAATATCCGGCGTTGCATGTGCGCGCGCAAATACATCCAGATCATTAACCGAACCCATTTCACCCTC belongs to Cellvibrio sp. pealriver and includes:
- a CDS encoding SelT/SelW/SelH family protein, producing MADIPVADSLLAAPEAKNRVVIHYCNMCRWMLRSAWLAQELLSTFDGELDEVALHPGTGGIFHVWLNNELVWDRVRDGGFPEAKELKQRVRDVLCPDRSLGHSDGHKKSD
- a CDS encoding FHA domain-containing protein, with amino-acid sequence MLKLHFKDNRRPPLWVVEKLFSIGSSADNHLVIDDKDIDPVHAKVIQENTRYLLKDNNSTSGCFVNGQRITQKEILPGDIIKIGSAEIIVLDPRSLPDKTKEPAAAPWRLVSDSSWLAGKHFMLMPERATVIGRGNQCDIVIPGTHLSRRHVEISVEGNHLRIKDLGSANGTYLNELRVDNATANNGDRLRLDVYSFRIVAPDLEENKTRIRKPIDELSKPIERKLPSSEPKRWKTRPTSPGNRIEPDTQRSRRTTWLILAAATLAVAAIAAFLLW
- the ppa gene encoding inorganic diphosphatase, whose protein sequence is MSFELVPAGKSLPDDFYVVIEIPMNSGIKYEIDKDSNSLFVDRLVSTAMYYPCNYGYIPQTLCGDGDAADVLVVFPQPVQAGSVIRCRPLGVLKMTDEAGEDAKIVAVPHDKLTTIYSNVKTLQDLPEITLKQIEHFFEHYKDLEKGKWVKVAGWGDLEEARAEILKAAETFKSSK
- a CDS encoding MFS transporter; the protein is MHDSTAGATTGVAPKLSLREKIGYSLGDAAANFVWRSGFFIPVFYTDTFGIAAAHATILILIVRLSDGLTDIMMGSIADRTKTKQGKFRPWILWSTPFLALFLALIFTTPDFSYTGKLIYAFVIYFCLTLAYTANNVPYGALMGVMTDSVKERASLSSFRFIGAFTGGLLVMTSLPELVEILGKGNEAVGYQRTMLIFAVLLIVFLLITYKTTKERIEPPTQLHGTFWEEMKDLFANLPVILVPVFGISLFIITLAMQDWPATYKYIALGFMLASFAYTVYLRKRIISRPQESLSPTQKDLADLLTNKPWLILLGVGIMFGLFTVVRPSAASYYFKYYLERPDLISLYFLLTLLASLAAAVATGWLSNRFNKRTLMIAAFVLGAIFNGAIYFVPQENVTLMLVLATIGEFFAGMMPVLFFSMLGDTVDYSEWKNHRRATGLIYSAGTFINKTGHGFAGAMVLIVLALYGYDASVESAVTASVPAMVLLMTGIPVIIGILGTIFTLWYPLDDKTMKSIEQDLINRRLQNPAQ
- a CDS encoding PilZ domain-containing protein, with translation MRTYIRHPTSIPIQVCAGGDEASRVRVRNLSAGGLCFVTDKPVKVGTLVEFDIPVTKPDYHGSGVIVWRREQSSTQYEVGVRFTSDDEYFRTRMVEQVCQIEDYRQRLALKGRKLTSEEAALEWIERYSGNFDQHAMG
- a CDS encoding DUF418 domain-containing protein — its product is MESNQAPNVQPALTTQRIAALDTARGIAVLGILLINMYSFALPEVMRANPFLLVDASSLDRALWYVLHIFADTKFITMLSVVFGASLWLFAEHGAAGDARLVDQLQGRRLMWLLVFGLLHSYLLWDGDVLFTYAVCGWVVWHMRRYDTVLLLKISAGLFAIGALPNVVMTAFFPEVMNELMAYQTADEIAAEVEHYQQGWGAIALERIGTAVGLQLGVLVTGWSTIALMLVGIVLARCGLLTLQVSADHYRRLIALTGVPGLLLIAIGLYKSIHYGFAAGYVYTYGYELHFWGSSLLGIAYVLMVMLWCRAAGGSFFARVLAAVGRMSLSVYIMQSLICTLLFYGYGLGWYGQLSLSQVVLVTLLIWSFQCMFACWWLARFRYGPLEWLWHRLVYRAE
- a CDS encoding phosphoribosyltransferase; this translates as MDKYFISANELLLDSFKLAEQIFLSGFRPHFIVGVWRGGSPVGIAVQEFLEYAGVPTDHIAIRTSSYYGIDQQSKDIRVHGLDYIVNNVDADQSLLIVDDVFDSGRSIMAVIEEIKRKSRRNAPSIIKVACPWYKPTRNTTSITPDFYVHATDRWLVFPHELCGLTPQEILQGKGQEVAATLAQLKKG
- the aga27 gene encoding alpha-galactosidase Aga27, coding for MGAQVYAQKFEQIARTPQLGWNSWNTFGCNVNEKMIREMADAMVSSGMKDAGYEYINIDDCWHGERDKNGFIQADKKHFPSGMKALADYVHAKGLKLGIYSDAGNTTCAGRPGSRGHEYQDALTYASWGIDYVKYDWCDTKDINPVSAYSTMRDAIYKAGRPMLFSICEWGDNKPWDWAKDVGHSWRTTGDIYPCWNCEHNHGSWSSWGVLPILDKQTGLRKFAGPGHWNDMDMMEVGNGMTADEDRAHFSLWAMMASPLIAGNDLRNMSDATKQLLTHKDTLAINQDKLGIQAMKWIDEGAIEIFIKPLEKGDYAVLFLNRDDVARDYSLDWNFHYMKDDISKHEIFFDKKRFNWRDIWTGEKGTTGSQYTTRIPAHGVVVLRLSPQ